tctttgcatctctgcaaaactcgatcaaggttgctcaaacaatcatcaaaagaggatccatagatggagaagtcatccatgaataccacacaaatcttttcacaaaaatcagagaatatagccatcatgcatctttgaaaggtagcaggtgcattacataaactaaaaggcatacgtctataagcaaaagtaccaaaagggcaagtaaaagtagttttagattgatccttcgctgacacatgtatctgagagaaaccagaataaccatcttgaaagcaaaaatgtgtgtgtttggatagccattCTAGCATtcgatcgataaaaggtaaagggtaatgatctttcttggtagctttatttaacttacggaaatcaattaccatcctataacctgtaataattctttgcgggatcaattcatctttatcattaggaacgacggtaatacctccctttttagggacacaatggacagggcttacccattcactatcaacaacgggataaataatacctgcctcaaggagttttagaatctcctttcttaccacttccttcattttaggatttaatcgtctttgaggatctctaactggtttagcatctttctccactgaaattttgtgttgacataatgtgggactaatgcccttaagatcgtccagagtatatccaatagcagctcggtgcttcttcagagttttcaataatctttcttcttctttctctgaaaggttagcactaataataacaggatatatttctttttcatcaagataagcatacttgagattaggAGGTAAGGTTTTGAGTTCGAAcactggatcacccttgggtggagggggatccccaagaatttcaacgggaaggttatgttttagcacaggttcttgtttaaggaacacttcatctatttcttccctttccttcataaacatatcgttttcttggtctaacaaatattattctaacggatcagttggaggaacagcaatggaaacaagaccaataatttcatccttactaggtggttccctttcacgaggttgtctactaaacttagcgaaattaaactcatgagacataccatctatgccaatagtgacaatattcttttcacaattaatcatagcactagcagtattcaagaagggtctaccacaaataatgggacaaaaatcatcttgtggggaaccaagaacaaggaaatcagcggggtatttaaccttcccacacaaaacttcaacatctctaaccatcccaataggtttaatggtgcccCTATTAGCaatcttaatagtaacatcaatgtcttctaattcaacgggtgcaatgtcgtgcataatttctttataaagatcataaggtatcgcactagcactagcaatatcacataaaccatgataacaatgatctcttattttaacagaaataacaggcatgcctacgacaggtctacgtgtcttagtatcaggtctagcaatattagcagtctcacccaagaaagaaataacatgcccatctaagtcctcatgcaAGAGatgtttaaccatagcaatactaggttcaacattaatttgctcaggaggtgtataagtcttagtattactcttacaaacaacagtcgtagctttagcatgatcctttatcctaacaggaaaaggaggtttttcaacataagcagtaggaacaatagaatcactataggtaatagtcttttcttcgactgtaataggtgcaactactttcacttaaacaggaggattatatttaaaccacttctctttagggagatcaacgtgagtagcaaaagattcacaaaaagtagctactatctcatagtcaagtccacacttagcgctaaatccacgaaaagcattggtatccataaaagatttaacacattcaaacttaggtgtcatacctgactccttaccatcgtcggaaccccaatcttcagagttgtgtttaattctttccaataagtcccatttgaaaccaATAGTCTTCAGcacataagaaccagcacaggaagtatcgagcaggttgcgattatcaagagaaagctgagcataaaaattctgaataatcatttcccgagagagctcatgattggggcatgaatataacattgacttaagcctcccccaagcttgagcgatgctttctccttcgcgaggctagaaatatatatgtaattatgatcacgatgaaacaagatgcataggatagaacttctggtgaaattccaacttcaatcacttataattccaagatctcgtatcatcacatagcctataccatgtcaatgcatctcccttcaaagataaagggaagaccttccttttgacaacatcatcgggaatacctgcaagctcaaataatccacaaacttcatccacaaagataaggtgtaaatcgggatgcaatgctcCATCtcttgcaaatggattagctaacagtttctctatcatacccgaaggaatctcaaagtaaatatttttataaagttcagtaggttgaggagcaactctttgctcttctggttggggtgaagataccccaaacaagcccctcaaaggattagtttccatagtgacaagtaacagaaaatttcagcacactatataaatgtttccttaccaagttccactcaccaaaagtgctacactccccgacaacggtgccagaaaatagtcttgatgagccacaagtgtaggggatctaccgtagtcctttcgataagtaagagtgtcgaacccaacaaggagcaaaaggaaatgataagcggttttcagtaaggttttctctgcaagcactgaaattgtaggtaatagatagttttgtgataagataaatagtaatgagcaacaagtaaataaagtaaataaagtgcagcaaggtggcccaatcctttatgtagcaaaggataagcctggaaaatttctaataataatgaaggagctcccgaggacacattgggaattatcgtcaagctagttttcatcacgttcatatgattcgcattcggtactttgataatctgatatgtgggtggaccagtgcttgggtactgcccttacttggacaagcatcccacttatgattaacccctattgcaagcatccgcaactacaacaaaagtattaaggtaaacctaaccatagcatgaaacatgtggatccaaatcagcccctaacgaagcaacacataaactagggtttaagcttctgtcactctagcaacccatcatctacttattactcctctatgccctcctctaggcccaataatggtgaagtgtcatgtagtcgacgttcacatgacaccactagaggagaagacaacatacatcgcatcaaaatatcgaacgaatacaaattcacatgactactaatagcaagacttcgcccatgtcctcaggaacaaacgtaaataatcacaaagcatattcatgttcataataagaggagtaataatatgcataaaggatctgaacatatgatcttccaccaagtaaaccaattagcatcaactataaggagtaatcaacactactaggaatcCACAGGTactaatttgtggttttggatacaagattggatacaagagatgaactagggtttgagaggagatggtgccggtgaagatgttgatggagattgaccccctcccgatgagaggatcgttggtgatgacgtgggtgatgatttccccctccaggagggaagtgtccccggcaaaacagctccgccagagccctagattgattccgccaaggtttcgcctcatggcggcggagtttcgtcccctcatgtccgtattttatttttatcgacacctctatctctaaacatgtggacatatttttcgatttcggcttccgcttgaggacaagcgaggtctaagcttgtgggagttgatacgtccattttgcatcatgcttttatatcaatatttattgcattatgggctcttattacacattatatctcattacttatggctattctctcttattttacaaggtttaccatgaagagggggaatgccggcagctggaattctggctagaaaaggagcaaatgttggagacctattctgcacagctccaagagtcctgaaactccacgaaacaatcttttggaattaataagaatttctgagcgaaataaataggcaagggggcccacaccctgtccaggagaaaggggagcgcccccccctatagggcgcgcccctatctcctgggccccctggtgggcctccggcatccatcttctgctatatcatcacttttaccctggaaaaaatcgtgggtaggcttacgggacgaaactccgccgccacgaggcggaaccttggcggaatcaatctagggctctggcggagctgtgctgccagggacacttccctccgggagggggaaatcatcaccaacgtcatcaccaacgatcctctcatcaggagggggtcaatctccatcaacatcttcaccagcaccatctcctctcaaaccctagttcatctcttgtatccaaaaccacaaattgttacctgtgggttgctagtagtgttgattactccttgtagttgatgctaattggtttacttggtggaagatcatatgttcagattctttatgcatattattactcctctaattatgaacatgaatatgctttgtgagtagttacgtttgttcctgaggacatgggtgaagtcttgctattagtagtcatgtgaatttggtattcgttcgatattttgatgagatgtatgttgtcttctcctctagtggtgtcatgtgaacgtcgactacatgacacttcaccattattgggcctagaggagggcatagggaagtaataagtagatgatgggttgctagagtgacagaagtttaaaccctagttgatgtgttgcttcgttaggggctgatttggatccacatgtttcatgctatggttaggtttaccttaatacttttattgtggttgcggatgcttgcaataggggttaatcataagtgggatgcttgtccaagtaagggcagtacccaagcactggtccacccacatatcagattatcaatgtactgaacgcgaatcatatgaacgtgatgaaaactagcttgacgataattcccaatgtgtcctcgggagctccttcattattattagaaattgtccaggcttatcctttgctacataaaggattgggtcaccttgctgcactttatttactttatttacttgttgcttgttactatttatcttatcacaaaactatctattacctacaattttagtgcttgcagagaaaaccttactgaaaaccgcttatcatttccttctgctcctcgttgggttcgacactcttacttatcgaaaggactacgatagatcccctacacttgtaggtCATCAGTCTGGTTTGGGCCTTAACATTTAGTGGAGTGGATTGGATGGGTCTGGACGCAGACTAATTGATCTCAAATCATTTTAATTTGTAATTTCATAAACAAATCAACCACCAGTTTACGAGCGTACGAGACCATCGCATCGTAAGcctgttgaagtgtatatgtggattgcctagcccttttcATCAGTTCaaacttttggttgcgttggctagtgcatgaagcttaacatggtatcagagcccaaGGTCTTGAGTTGAAGTTCTGGCTTTCGCAATTTATCCAAAAATTGTTGTTCCCCCCTTTGTATCCCTGTATAGGCCTGTTGAGCCATACCTCTGATTCTATCCATGTGTTGGCTTTCCGCGTCACACGTGCGAGGcggtgttgaagtgtatatgtggattggcTAGCCCTTTTCATCAGTTCAGACTTTTGGttgtgttggctagtgcatgaagcttaacaaagcCAACTTCCATGCTCTAGCCACTGGGGTGTTTGGGTTGCCTTTGCCGCCACCGGAGATCCNNNNNNNNNNNNNNNNNNNNNNNNNNNNNNNNNNNNNNNNNNNNNNNNNNNNNNNNNNNNNNNNNNNNNNNNNNNNNNNNNNNNNNNNNNNNNNNNNNNNNNNNNNNNNNNNNNNNNNNNNNNNNNNNNNNNNNNNNNNNNNNNNNNNNNNNNNNNNNNNNNNNNNNNNNNNNNNNNNNNNNNNNNNNNNNNNNNNNNNNNNNNNNNNNNNNNNNNNNNNNNNNNNNNNNNNNNNNNGTGTTGATCATGACGCGGTTTCCCTCTCCATGAAGCGCACGACAGGCGACTACAGCATCAAGACCGTGTCTCTCTCCATTAACCGCACAGACAGCGACACAAATGACACCAGCTTTTGTTACGTACCAACACCAGCCTGTCCATGGTTTCAAACCATGGGTTAAATCCGAAAGGATGAAACGGTCTGGATTGGTTTGGATGGAAACTACACCTAGTTTGGTTCAGTTTGGATTCTTGACCTCAATAATGGATTGGATTAGATTGGTTGTTGGAAGGGAAGTCAAGTGGTTTGGCCTGGTTTCAATCTGGATTTGAAACTATTCCTATGGTTATCAGAGCTCCACGACAGAGCCCTCAGGAGGGTGTGGGCCCCAAGTGTCGCCGCTGCCGAACCCAAAGATAGAGACAATTGAGTTTTCACTCGGAGCCATGGTACAAGTACGAGTTCCACGACGATGTCTTCAGAAACAAAGCAACACCGACGGGCGTCGCATGCGTTGGCGCCAAAGTGAAAGCTTTCCCTCAGATACTTGCCTGCACCATAAGGAGGCACCCTGAACACCAGCACGACTAAGGCCAGCCTAGTCACACCAGATCTGAGCATCATCACTTCTGAAGGAAGAGGACATAAGGCTTCCGATGATGAGTAAATGACCATTGGAAATAAATTATGGTTTTCCTATTTCACATATGACCATGAAACTACTCTCTCcgtctcaaaatgtcagctcattTTTGACATTATACCTAAATGAATCAGCTAATCATTGTGTAAGATTGTAAAACCCCTttgtatttcttgagtttatcctcaTCATGAATAGATCATTCCACACCACTCCAACAAGATTCATTCATACTGCATCCCGTTTCAGCACGACCATGTGGCCATGTGGGCGCGCGATACAACTATGTGCATGGACCGGGCTGGATTATGATACAGTCAACTGAGAAATAGTTGGGTATGAAACAACATAAACGAACGAACTAATGTATATAATCTCTAAAGAAGTCGTCATACTTATATGTACACATATGAAGGAATGAACGAACCAATGATCAACACCTACTGCTACAAGTGTGCACGCATATGCTTGTCAGGAACGCTAGAACTACTGAGATCAGTCTAGACAAAGAGCTCGAGCAGAACAGGCGGCGCCTGCGCCGCCTCCTCACGGTGCCGGCGCATGTGGCCGCCGAGCGCCTGCCCCGTCTCGAACCCTTGGTGGCAGATGTGGCACCGGTGCGCCTGCTTCTGATCGGTAGTACTCTTGGGCTTGACGGAGTAGTACTGATCGCTGGTGGTGAGGGCGAGCGCGAGCCCATGGCGGGCGCGCAGGTGGCTGGTCCGGTGGCCGCCCAGCGCCTGGAACGACGGGAACGAGCGGCCGCACGTCTTGCACACGAACCGATCCCcaccggctgcggcggcggcgcggcgcatcTTCTTGTTGAGGCCGGGGACGGcgccgagggagagggggagggacaCGGCCTGGTCAACTGCTGCTCTCTGGTGCTTCATGGACACGAGTTGAAGTGTCGAAGTGCAAGAAGCTGAGGAATCTGTGGGGACGATCGGCTACTGGAACTGGAAGCGGGGAAGGAGCTAGCTAGCTCGGCACGAGTGGATTCAGATTTGAGAAGAAACCGGAGGGCTGTCGAGTTGTGGAGC
Above is a window of Triticum dicoccoides isolate Atlit2015 ecotype Zavitan chromosome 5B, WEW_v2.0, whole genome shotgun sequence DNA encoding:
- the LOC119306601 gene encoding zinc finger protein ZAT11-like yields the protein MKHQRAAVDQAVSLPLSLGAVPGLNKKMRRAAAAAGGDRFVCKTCGRSFPSFQALGGHRTSHLRARHGLALALTTSDQYYSVKPKSTTDQKQAHRCHICHQGFETGQALGGHMRRHREEAAQAPPVLLELFV